A section of the Rhizomicrobium sp. genome encodes:
- a CDS encoding carboxymuconolactone decarboxylase family protein has translation MIRDWKDYRGQIGAAVKEMGAANPDLVKAYAAFHHANAASKHLDAKTRELIALGVAVTLRCDGCINAHTEAAVRAGASKEEITDALGVAIMVNAGATMVYSAHVIDAFHTYAQQNEVKP, from the coding sequence ATGATCCGCGACTGGAAAGACTATCGGGGCCAGATCGGCGCCGCGGTGAAGGAAATGGGCGCGGCCAATCCCGACCTGGTGAAGGCCTATGCCGCGTTCCACCATGCCAATGCCGCCTCGAAACATCTGGACGCCAAGACACGCGAGCTGATCGCGCTCGGCGTCGCGGTGACGCTGCGCTGCGACGGCTGCATCAACGCGCATACCGAGGCGGCGGTCCGCGCCGGCGCCAGCAAGGAGGAGATCACCGACGCGCTGGGCGTGGCCATCATGGTCAATGCCGGCGCGACGATGGTCTATTCGGCGCATGTCATCGACGCCTTCCATACCTATGCACAACAGAACGAGGTCAAACCATGA
- a CDS encoding aldo/keto reductase encodes MKYNQLGHSGLFVSEICLGTMTFAGDVKNAGIWAAIGDVGQKEATALVARSLEAGVNFLDTADVYSLGNSEKLTGQALKDIGVKRSDVVVATKCYGRVGPGPNDIGASRGHIMDSVARSLERLQTDHIDLYQIHATDAVTPVEETMRALDDLVRQGMVRYVGCSNWQAWRVMKANGIAEHRGFAKLQTIQAYYSIAGRDLEREIVPMMQDQKVGLMVWSPLAGGLLSGKFGPGSNGPEGARRVAFDFPPVDKDRAWKCVDAMREIGQAHGVSVARVALAYVLAKSFVTSVIIGAKTMEQLDDNLEAAKLTLGADDLKKLDEVSALPQEYPGWMVWRQGAERVPQPK; translated from the coding sequence ATGAAGTACAACCAGCTCGGCCATAGCGGCCTGTTCGTCTCCGAAATCTGCCTCGGCACCATGACCTTCGCGGGCGACGTCAAGAATGCCGGCATCTGGGCCGCGATCGGCGATGTCGGCCAGAAGGAGGCGACCGCGCTCGTCGCCAGGAGCCTCGAAGCCGGCGTGAACTTCCTCGACACCGCCGACGTCTATTCGCTGGGCAATTCGGAGAAGCTGACCGGACAGGCGCTCAAGGATATCGGCGTGAAGCGTTCCGACGTCGTGGTGGCGACCAAGTGCTACGGCCGCGTCGGGCCAGGACCGAACGACATCGGCGCCTCGCGCGGCCATATCATGGATTCCGTGGCGCGCAGCCTGGAACGGCTGCAGACCGATCACATCGACCTCTATCAGATCCACGCGACCGACGCGGTCACGCCGGTCGAGGAGACGATGCGGGCGCTCGACGATCTCGTGCGCCAGGGCATGGTGCGTTACGTCGGCTGCTCCAACTGGCAGGCCTGGCGGGTGATGAAGGCCAACGGCATCGCCGAGCATCGCGGCTTCGCGAAGCTGCAGACCATCCAGGCCTATTACTCGATCGCCGGGCGCGACCTGGAACGCGAGATCGTGCCGATGATGCAGGACCAGAAGGTCGGGCTGATGGTGTGGTCGCCGCTGGCCGGCGGCCTGCTCTCGGGCAAGTTCGGGCCGGGCAGCAACGGGCCGGAGGGCGCGCGCCGCGTCGCGTTCGACTTCCCGCCGGTGGACAAGGACAGGGCCTGGAAATGCGTCGACGCGATGCGCGAGATCGGCCAGGCGCACGGCGTGTCGGTGGCGCGCGTGGCGCTCGCCTATGTGCTGGCGAAGTCCTTCGTGACGAGCGTGATCATCGGCGCCAAGACGATGGAGCAGCTCGACGACAATCTCGAAGCGGCCAAGCTGACGCTCGGCGCGGACGATCTGAAGAAGCTCGACGAGGTCAGCGCCCTGCCGCAGGAATATCCGGGCTGGATGGTGTGGCGCCAGGGCGCCGAGCGCGTGCCGCAGCCGAAATAG
- a CDS encoding YdbH domain-containing protein — translation MTWLRRAAIAVGGFVALIIAVWVARVPLLQMAARLYLEAQGVVSDVEVRNFDFGGATLRLRLGGADAPAITADAIRVVLEGGPMPRVSAVVVTRPVIRARLGADGTITLPQLQDWIERLRNSAGGHSRFVSDDLVVTLEAARVLLETPYGAAEIDGDARLEHGRPVTLAGRLLPTTLRLNGRTIRLGGAVSAQARAGGYDARGEFAVDDDAVSLRGGATLVGLHWTSGNGVTVAATSAEIAVSQAAIRTAELAATDGMLRLSLKAPTAAAGADGKLSGQTDVVMQASAQVPADRTRALLARLPGVDKALLNALIGAASGTVSLTMEAHVAARDGLFGVALQRPARVTGGNGAVLDVAALDVSGLPQAATGSVALTLAGPGLPRVAAQSSRFQWTPERSQADLELSLQGSYGPLRAAAVEAAAHVAVAGETMRVSLTRCASLRVAQVTGGGRAAAANVRARLCPSGAQPLILRDGAGWSAAARVQEAAAEIASANATLGGASGIVALRGGSQAQSGTISFAVARVTDRTGKRFAALSATGTAVLTHGVVRGRAMVREARGGIAIGTADFSHSLASGAGAAQLHVAKLAFADGKLQPKDLSPLLAPVQRADGAVAFEGTVAWSRKGLSSQGRLTLQDVAFRTPLGMAHGVNGTIALSSLLPPRSLPGQTLTAAKVDWTLPLTALSARFAVGPDAVTIEAARTAIAGGTLALDAFTLPLSGSAAIGTTARLDGIDLAELVTATNVGEKVKLTGRVSGTVPFALADGNFRIAKGHLQSDGAGRLEVNRTVWTKGTVASGGSIQDFAYQALEHLAFDSLTAELNSVANGRLSVLFHIKGKSDPPTHQEAHIGLFDLINGNAFAKPIDLPSGTAVDLTLDTSLNFDELLRSYRTAWPGGGTPSAPAQPGGLK, via the coding sequence ATGACATGGCTTCGCCGCGCCGCAATCGCCGTCGGCGGTTTCGTCGCGCTGATCATCGCCGTCTGGGTCGCGCGCGTGCCGCTGCTGCAGATGGCTGCCCGGCTGTACTTGGAGGCGCAAGGCGTCGTCTCCGACGTCGAGGTGCGGAACTTCGATTTCGGCGGCGCGACGCTGCGCCTGCGTCTGGGCGGCGCCGACGCGCCGGCGATCACGGCGGACGCGATCCGGGTGGTGCTGGAGGGCGGGCCGATGCCGCGGGTGAGCGCCGTCGTGGTGACGCGGCCGGTCATCCGCGCGCGCCTGGGCGCCGACGGAACCATCACCCTGCCCCAGCTCCAGGACTGGATCGAGCGGCTGAGGAACAGCGCCGGCGGACATTCGCGGTTCGTGAGCGACGATCTTGTCGTGACGCTGGAGGCGGCGCGCGTGCTGCTGGAGACGCCCTATGGCGCGGCGGAAATCGACGGCGATGCGCGGCTGGAGCACGGGCGGCCGGTGACGCTGGCAGGACGTCTCCTGCCCACGACGCTGCGGCTGAACGGACGGACAATACGGCTCGGCGGAGCGGTGTCGGCGCAGGCGCGCGCCGGCGGCTATGACGCGCGCGGCGAGTTCGCGGTGGACGACGACGCGGTCTCGCTGCGCGGCGGCGCGACCCTCGTCGGCCTGCATTGGACGAGCGGCAACGGCGTGACGGTGGCAGCGACGTCGGCGGAGATCGCCGTCTCGCAGGCCGCCATCCGGACGGCCGAGCTTGCGGCCACGGACGGAATGCTGCGGCTGTCGCTCAAGGCGCCGACGGCAGCGGCCGGCGCGGACGGCAAGCTCTCCGGGCAGACGGATGTCGTGATGCAGGCATCGGCGCAGGTGCCGGCGGACCGGACGCGCGCACTGCTGGCGCGCCTGCCCGGCGTGGACAAGGCGCTGCTCAACGCATTGATCGGCGCCGCGTCCGGGACGGTGTCGCTGACGATGGAGGCGCATGTCGCGGCGCGCGACGGGCTGTTCGGCGTGGCGCTGCAGCGGCCGGCGCGCGTCACGGGCGGCAACGGCGCGGTGCTGGACGTCGCGGCACTCGACGTCTCGGGCCTTCCGCAAGCCGCGACCGGATCGGTCGCGCTGACGCTGGCCGGGCCGGGACTGCCACGCGTCGCGGCGCAGTCCTCCCGCTTCCAATGGACGCCGGAGCGGTCGCAGGCCGATCTGGAACTGTCGCTGCAGGGCTCCTATGGGCCGTTGCGCGCGGCGGCGGTCGAGGCGGCGGCGCACGTCGCGGTGGCGGGCGAGACCATGCGGGTGTCGCTCACGCGGTGCGCGTCGCTGCGGGTCGCGCAGGTGACGGGCGGCGGGCGCGCCGCGGCGGCGAATGTGCGGGCGCGGCTGTGTCCCTCGGGCGCGCAGCCTTTGATCTTGCGCGATGGCGCGGGCTGGTCGGCCGCGGCGCGCGTGCAGGAGGCCGCGGCCGAGATCGCGTCGGCCAATGCGACGCTCGGCGGGGCATCCGGCATCGTCGCGCTGCGCGGCGGATCGCAGGCGCAAAGCGGCACGATCTCGTTCGCCGTGGCGCGCGTGACGGACCGCACCGGCAAGCGGTTCGCGGCGCTGAGCGCGACCGGAACGGCGGTCCTGACGCATGGCGTGGTGCGCGGACGGGCCATGGTGCGCGAGGCGCGCGGCGGCATCGCGATCGGCACGGCGGATTTCTCCCATTCGCTGGCAAGCGGCGCGGGCGCGGCGCAGCTCCATGTGGCGAAGCTCGCCTTCGCGGACGGCAAGCTCCAGCCCAAGGACCTGTCGCCGCTGCTTGCGCCGGTGCAGCGCGCGGACGGCGCGGTGGCGTTCGAAGGGACGGTCGCCTGGTCGCGCAAGGGGCTGAGCAGCCAGGGACGGCTGACGCTCCAGGACGTCGCGTTCCGCACGCCGCTGGGCATGGCGCATGGGGTGAACGGAACCATCGCGCTGAGCTCGCTGCTGCCGCCGCGCAGCCTGCCCGGCCAGACGCTCACGGCGGCGAAGGTCGACTGGACGCTGCCGCTGACCGCGTTGTCGGCGCGCTTCGCGGTCGGGCCGGACGCGGTGACGATCGAGGCGGCGCGGACCGCGATCGCGGGCGGCACGCTGGCGCTCGACGCCTTCACGCTGCCGCTCAGCGGATCGGCGGCGATCGGGACGACGGCGCGGCTCGACGGCATCGACCTGGCGGAACTCGTCACCGCCACCAATGTCGGCGAGAAGGTGAAGCTCACCGGGCGCGTCTCGGGCACCGTGCCGTTCGCCCTCGCGGACGGGAACTTCCGCATCGCCAAGGGGCATCTGCAGTCCGACGGCGCGGGCCGGCTGGAGGTGAACCGCACGGTGTGGACCAAGGGCACGGTCGCGAGCGGCGGTTCGATACAGGACTTCGCCTATCAGGCCCTGGAGCATCTGGCGTTCGATTCGCTGACGGCGGAACTCAACAGCGTCGCCAATGGCCGGCTGTCGGTGCTGTTCCACATCAAGGGCAAGAGCGACCCGCCGACCCATCAGGAGGCGCATATCGGCCTTTTCGACCTGATCAACGGCAATGCCTTCGCCAAGCCCATCGACCTGCCGAGCGGAACGGCGGTCGACCTGACGCTCGATACCTCCCTTAATTTTGACGAACTCCTCCGATCCTATAGGACTGCTTGGCCGGGCGGCGGAACGCCGTCCGCACCGGCGCAGCCAGGAGGCCTTAAATGA
- a CDS encoding YnbE family lipoprotein has protein sequence MTDPIRAVLLGVPLAAVLCACTPTIKVEVAPINIYAKLDADVRVRLDKEVQTAIQQNPDLF, from the coding sequence ATGACCGATCCGATCCGCGCCGTCCTGCTGGGCGTGCCGCTCGCGGCAGTCCTTTGCGCGTGCACCCCGACCATCAAGGTCGAAGTCGCGCCGATCAACATCTACGCCAAGCTGGACGCCGATGTGCGCGTGCGGCTGGACAAGGAAGTCCAGACCGCCATCCAGCAAAACCCCGACCTCTTCTGA
- a CDS encoding YdbL family protein — translation MNAMFDTLKSKSRAAALGFVLALAAVPAASVLGAVPALADLASDKATVDAAKAAGTVGEQADGYLGFVNGSADAATTAAVSEINAARRAVYANTAAKSGVTPEAAAQATGAQLLGKVPAGQYFKPLDGSWSKK, via the coding sequence ATGAACGCGATGTTCGATACGCTGAAGAGCAAGAGCCGCGCGGCGGCGCTGGGTTTCGTGCTGGCGCTGGCGGCGGTGCCGGCGGCTTCCGTCCTGGGAGCGGTTCCCGCGCTGGCCGATCTCGCGAGCGACAAGGCGACCGTCGATGCCGCCAAGGCGGCCGGCACGGTGGGCGAGCAGGCCGACGGCTATCTCGGCTTCGTCAACGGCAGCGCCGACGCGGCGACCACCGCGGCGGTGTCGGAGATCAACGCGGCGCGCCGCGCCGTCTATGCCAATACCGCGGCCAAGTCGGGCGTGACGCCGGAGGCGGCGGCGCAGGCGACCGGCGCGCAGCTTCTGGGCAAAGTGCCGGCGGGGCAGTACTTCAAGCCGCTCGACGGCTCCTGGTCCAAGAAGTAG
- a CDS encoding glutamate--cysteine ligase: MSIPQSAGGPIESRDDLVRHLSDGCKPRSEWRIGTEHEKFVYDLKTHKPLAYDTSPGIRQLLDGMKRFGWEPVLEEGNIIGLTQNQASLSLEPGGQFELSGAPLRTVHETCAETNLHLEQTREVAGEIGAGVIGLGFAPTWSMDETHMMPKGRYQIMRRYMPKVGGYGLEMMFRTCTVQVNLDFSSEADMVKKFRVGLALQPVASALLANSPFREGKPNGFLSYRSQVWTDVDNARAGMLPWVFESGMSFERYVDYALDVPMYFVYRDGKYIDVAGKSFRDFLSHTIPEVKDIQPMMSDWADHLTTIFPEVRLKKFLEMRGADGGQWRRICGMPALWVGIYYDQVALDAAWDLVKDWTAEERQAMRDAVPKQAFKTPFRNTTVHAIAHRMLEISSAGLRRRAELDSGGMSEDGFLNPLRELVSRGHTRAEELLKNYYGAWGRDLTPLFKEYNFL, from the coding sequence ATGTCCATTCCACAGTCAGCCGGCGGCCCGATCGAGTCGCGCGACGATCTCGTCCGCCATCTGTCCGACGGCTGCAAGCCGCGTTCGGAATGGCGCATCGGCACCGAGCACGAGAAATTCGTCTACGACCTGAAGACCCACAAGCCGCTCGCCTACGACACCTCGCCCGGCATCCGCCAGCTCCTCGATGGCATGAAGCGTTTCGGCTGGGAGCCGGTCCTGGAAGAGGGCAACATCATCGGGCTGACGCAGAACCAGGCTTCGCTCAGCCTGGAGCCTGGCGGCCAGTTCGAGCTTTCCGGCGCGCCGCTCCGGACCGTGCACGAGACCTGCGCCGAGACCAACCTGCATCTCGAACAGACGCGCGAAGTCGCGGGCGAGATCGGCGCTGGCGTCATCGGCCTCGGCTTCGCGCCGACCTGGTCGATGGACGAGACCCACATGATGCCCAAGGGCCGCTATCAGATCATGCGGCGCTACATGCCGAAGGTCGGCGGCTACGGCCTCGAGATGATGTTCCGCACCTGTACCGTGCAGGTGAATCTCGACTTCTCCTCCGAAGCCGACATGGTCAAGAAATTCCGCGTCGGCCTCGCGCTCCAGCCCGTCGCGAGCGCGCTCCTGGCGAACTCGCCGTTCCGCGAAGGCAAGCCCAACGGGTTTCTGTCGTATCGCAGCCAGGTCTGGACCGACGTCGACAACGCCCGCGCCGGCATGCTGCCCTGGGTATTCGAGAGCGGCATGTCGTTCGAGCGCTATGTCGACTACGCGCTCGACGTCCCGATGTACTTCGTCTACCGCGACGGCAAATATATCGACGTCGCCGGCAAGAGCTTCCGCGACTTCCTTAGCCACACGATTCCCGAGGTGAAGGACATCCAGCCGATGATGTCGGACTGGGCCGATCACCTGACGACGATCTTCCCCGAAGTCCGCCTCAAGAAATTCCTCGAGATGCGCGGCGCCGACGGCGGCCAGTGGCGGCGCATCTGCGGCATGCCGGCGCTGTGGGTCGGGATCTACTACGATCAGGTCGCGCTCGACGCCGCCTGGGATCTCGTCAAGGACTGGACGGCCGAAGAGCGCCAGGCGATGCGCGATGCCGTCCCCAAACAGGCCTTCAAGACGCCGTTCCGCAACACCACCGTGCACGCCATCGCGCACCGCATGCTGGAGATTTCGTCGGCGGGCCTGCGCCGCCGTGCCGAACTCGACAGCGGCGGCATGAGCGAGGACGGGTTCCTCAACCCGCTGCGCGAGCTCGTCTCGCGCGGCCACACCCGCGCCGAGGAATTGCTGAAGAACTACTACGGCGCCTGGGGCCGCGACCTGACCCCGCTGTTCAAAGAATACAATTTCCTCTGA
- a CDS encoding metalloregulator ArsR/SmtB family transcription factor — protein sequence MESLAALADPTRQRILEMLAGGALSSGDIARRFEVSAPAISQHLKTLRDAKLVRVRPEKQKRFYELDPEGIGEVANWIAGLRKFWTDKLDALEAELRKT from the coding sequence ATGGAATCTCTCGCCGCCCTCGCCGATCCGACGCGTCAGCGTATTTTGGAAATGCTGGCGGGAGGCGCCCTGTCGTCCGGGGACATCGCCCGGCGGTTCGAGGTCAGCGCGCCGGCGATTTCGCAGCATCTGAAGACGCTGCGGGACGCCAAACTGGTGCGCGTGCGCCCCGAAAAACAAAAACGTTTTTACGAACTCGATCCGGAAGGGATCGGCGAGGTCGCGAACTGGATCGCCGGCCTTCGGAAATTCTGGACCGACAAGCTCGATGCACTCGAAGCGGAGCTGCGAAAGACATGA
- a CDS encoding SRPBCC family protein → MKLDGILTRRSDGSHALTFERRIDRPVAKVWAALTDAAVLKKWLGEVEVELRVGGKYLIYFRGPAVVVTGAITALEPLRLLEYSWLEDYGMPQSSARWELSPDGDGCRLRLTHSFPPGCRMREMVPFMGGWEAFLDIFPRGVDEEFVPYADQNEAEIAAAYRARHATELGEEEKARAARVAAVRFERFLPGPIEKVWAFLTDTKHLPQWFDADSTIEPRVGGAVRLMGGHIRGTVTQWAPPRRLSYTWNVFGAEDGPDAVSAYPESYLSFALETRGKEVLLTLDHLPILDRFETQNAMGWHSFLDMLGAGLRGEAVEERDVYMKKNAAVYGADLEKLER, encoded by the coding sequence ATGAAGCTCGACGGGATACTGACACGGCGGAGCGACGGGAGTCACGCCCTGACATTCGAGCGGCGGATCGACCGGCCGGTGGCGAAAGTCTGGGCGGCGCTGACCGACGCGGCCGTCCTGAAGAAATGGCTGGGCGAGGTGGAGGTCGAGCTTCGCGTCGGCGGAAAATATCTCATCTATTTCCGCGGGCCCGCAGTGGTGGTGACGGGCGCGATCACCGCGCTGGAGCCGCTGCGGCTGCTCGAATATTCCTGGCTCGAGGATTACGGCATGCCGCAATCCTCGGCGCGCTGGGAACTGTCGCCGGACGGCGACGGCTGCCGGCTGCGGCTGACGCACAGCTTCCCGCCCGGATGCCGGATGCGCGAGATGGTGCCGTTCATGGGCGGCTGGGAGGCGTTCCTCGACATCTTCCCGCGCGGCGTGGACGAAGAATTCGTCCCCTATGCCGATCAGAACGAGGCCGAGATCGCCGCCGCCTATCGCGCCCGCCATGCGACGGAGCTTGGCGAGGAAGAGAAGGCCCGTGCGGCGCGCGTTGCCGCCGTGCGGTTCGAGCGTTTCCTGCCGGGGCCGATCGAGAAGGTGTGGGCTTTCCTGACCGACACCAAGCACCTGCCGCAATGGTTCGACGCGGACAGCACGATCGAACCGCGGGTCGGCGGCGCGGTGCGGCTGATGGGCGGACATATCCGCGGGACGGTGACGCAATGGGCGCCGCCGCGCCGGCTCAGCTACACCTGGAACGTGTTCGGGGCGGAGGACGGACCGGATGCGGTGTCGGCCTACCCGGAATCGTATCTGTCGTTCGCGCTGGAGACGCGCGGAAAGGAGGTTCTGCTGACGCTGGACCATTTGCCGATCCTGGACCGCTTCGAGACACAGAACGCGATGGGCTGGCACAGCTTCCTCGACATGCTGGGCGCGGGGTTGCGCGGCGAGGCGGTCGAGGAGCGAGACGTTTACATGAAGAAGAACGCGGCGGTGTATGGGGCGGATCTGGAGAAGCTGGAGCGGTAG
- a CDS encoding 16S rRNA (uracil(1498)-N(3))-methyltransferase: MAPELTYPGGKLRLFVEAPLGQGARVVPDDAQVHYLLHVMRAKAGDRALLFNGAGGEWLARIAEVSKRSCVLECERRVEPQTEVPDLWLCFAPIKKTPADYVVQKATELGVRVLQPVYTRRTIVTRVNLDRMRANAVEAAEQSGRLSVPETREPLAFDKLLAAWPKDRRLIFCDEGGAPSMADALRALADGPAAIFTGPEGGFDPAEREALRALSFVTPVSLGPRILRADTAALAALSIWQAVKGDWHEA, translated from the coding sequence TTGGCACCAGAACTCACCTATCCCGGCGGCAAGCTGCGTCTCTTTGTCGAGGCGCCGCTGGGGCAGGGCGCGCGGGTCGTTCCCGACGATGCGCAGGTGCATTACCTGCTGCACGTCATGCGGGCGAAGGCCGGCGATCGCGCCCTGCTGTTCAACGGCGCCGGCGGCGAATGGCTGGCGCGCATCGCGGAGGTCTCCAAACGGTCCTGCGTGCTGGAATGCGAACGCCGCGTCGAACCGCAAACGGAAGTCCCCGACCTCTGGCTTTGCTTCGCGCCGATCAAGAAGACGCCGGCCGATTATGTGGTCCAGAAGGCGACCGAATTGGGCGTCCGCGTCCTCCAGCCGGTCTATACCCGCCGCACCATCGTCACCCGGGTCAATCTCGACCGCATGCGCGCCAACGCCGTCGAGGCCGCCGAGCAGTCCGGCCGGCTCAGCGTGCCCGAGACGCGCGAGCCGCTCGCTTTCGACAAGCTGCTGGCGGCGTGGCCGAAGGACCGTCGCCTGATCTTCTGCGATGAGGGCGGTGCGCCGTCGATGGCCGATGCCTTGCGCGCTCTGGCGGACGGCCCGGCCGCGATCTTCACCGGCCCCGAAGGCGGCTTCGATCCCGCCGAGCGCGAAGCCTTGCGCGCGCTGTCCTTCGTGACGCCGGTCTCGCTGGGCCCCCGCATCCTGCGCGCCGACACGGCGGCGCTGGCGGCGCTGTCGATATGGCAGGCGGTGAAAGGCGATTGGCACGAAGCCTGA
- a CDS encoding AbrB/MazE/SpoVT family DNA-binding domain-containing protein, whose translation MNKPLMTRLTSKGQATIPVEVRKVLRLKEGDRVLFEVEKGRVTLRRVDAVDHAFLKLSEDAFQEWNSAEDEAAFRDL comes from the coding sequence ATGAACAAGCCGCTGATGACGCGTCTGACGTCCAAGGGACAGGCTACGATTCCGGTCGAGGTGCGCAAAGTCCTGCGGTTGAAGGAAGGCGATCGGGTTCTTTTCGAAGTGGAAAAGGGAAGGGTCACGCTGAGGCGGGTCGACGCGGTCGACCATGCGTTTCTGAAACTCTCCGAAGATGCATTCCAAGAATGGAACAGCGCCGAAGACGAAGCCGCGTTCCGTGACCTATAA
- a CDS encoding type II toxin-antitoxin system PemK/MazF family toxin, protein MTYKRWDVVAVAFPFIEGTDSKRRPALIVSSDRLRAEQGVYWIAMITTAKSGVRRDDVQISDRENVGLPEDCVIRLARLATVSDSLIARRIGELTPKDRNAVAALWKRYAP, encoded by the coding sequence GTGACCTATAAGCGCTGGGACGTCGTCGCGGTGGCCTTTCCTTTCATCGAGGGCACGGATTCGAAACGCAGGCCGGCCCTGATCGTCTCTTCCGACAGACTTCGTGCCGAGCAAGGCGTCTACTGGATCGCGATGATAACAACCGCCAAGTCCGGAGTCAGGCGTGACGACGTGCAGATCTCCGATCGTGAAAACGTCGGCCTTCCCGAAGATTGCGTCATTCGTCTCGCGCGCCTGGCAACCGTGAGCGACTCGCTGATTGCAAGACGGATCGGCGAGCTGACGCCAAAGGATCGAAATGCCGTGGCGGCTCTGTGGAAACGATACGCACCATGA
- the ubiA gene encoding 4-hydroxybenzoate octaprenyltransferase yields MTVDAAKPADAIPSSWVDGMPPGLRPYLRLMRLDRPIGTWLLYWPCVFGLALGAIASERPFAAWHDVYLLVLFGIGALVMRGAGCTYNDIVDRDIDAKVARTRARPIPSGAVTVRQAWLFLAAQLAVGLAVLVQLNLSAIEIGAASLLLVAAYPFMKRITWWPQAWLGLTFNWGALVGFAAQTGTVDAADAMLYAGLFFWTLGYDTIYALQDKEDDALIGVKSTAILFGARARDWVLGFYAASFALILAAGFAEHAGWPFAIVMFAAGGHFLWQVHTLKIEDPARCLTLFRANRDAGALIAAAFVLSSWIW; encoded by the coding sequence ATGACGGTCGATGCCGCCAAACCCGCCGACGCGATCCCCTCAAGCTGGGTCGATGGCATGCCGCCGGGCCTGCGGCCCTATCTGCGGCTGATGCGGCTGGACCGGCCGATCGGGACCTGGCTGCTCTATTGGCCCTGCGTGTTCGGGCTGGCGCTGGGCGCCATCGCGAGCGAGCGGCCCTTCGCGGCATGGCACGACGTCTACCTGCTCGTGCTGTTCGGCATCGGCGCGCTGGTGATGCGCGGGGCGGGCTGCACCTATAACGACATCGTCGACCGCGATATCGACGCGAAGGTGGCGCGGACGCGGGCGCGGCCCATCCCCTCCGGCGCGGTGACGGTGCGCCAGGCCTGGCTGTTCCTGGCGGCGCAATTGGCCGTGGGACTCGCCGTGCTCGTCCAGCTCAATCTCTCCGCCATCGAGATCGGCGCGGCATCGCTGCTGCTGGTCGCCGCCTATCCGTTCATGAAAAGGATCACCTGGTGGCCGCAGGCCTGGCTGGGGCTGACCTTCAACTGGGGGGCGCTCGTCGGCTTCGCGGCGCAGACCGGGACCGTCGATGCGGCCGATGCGATGCTCTATGCGGGGCTGTTCTTCTGGACGCTGGGCTACGACACGATCTACGCGCTCCAGGACAAGGAGGACGACGCGCTGATCGGCGTGAAATCGACCGCGATCCTGTTCGGCGCCCGGGCGCGCGACTGGGTGCTGGGATTCTACGCGGCGTCCTTCGCGCTGATCCTGGCGGCGGGGTTCGCGGAACATGCCGGCTGGCCCTTCGCCATCGTCATGTTCGCCGCCGGCGGGCATTTCCTCTGGCAGGTCCACACGCTGAAGATCGAGGATCCGGCGCGCTGCCTGACCTTGTTCCGCGCCAATCGTGACGCAGGGGCACTCATCGCGGCGGCCTTTGTGCTTTCGAGCTGGATTTGGTGA